The genomic DNA CCGAGAGGATGGGCGCGGCCACCCGGGCCGCGTTGACGATTTCGCCAAAGCCGATGACCGCAATGTGGTCGCTGTGGGCGCGGGCCTGGTCGATGAGGGGGATGATGTCGTGCACCGTGATGGGGATGTCCACCACTGGGACGGAAACAGCCGAGCGGATGCGCAGGGTGGTCTCGCCCCGGCTGATGAGGATCTGGGCGCCGCGGGCCACCAGATCCCGTGCCTCGTTGACGGCCTCCTCGAAGAGGCCTTTGCGCAGCTCGAATTCAAGGGCAGTCTCCTTGCGTAGCTGCTGGAACATCTCCATCAGCTTCAGGTCCGGGGCGATGACGCCGATGTCGCAGGTCATGGTCTCTCCGTTGCGCTTGGCTCTCACGGGTTCGCGGGGCGCCTTCCCTGTCTGGAAAAGTAGCCCCCGTCGCCCGGAAGTGTCCAGTCCTTTGGCTGAGGGCGGCAGCGGGGAAATGAGCGGAGAGCCGACGGACTGTCCGTCGGCTCCCCGAGGTTGGGAGAAGCGCCCAGGGGGGTGGGTGTGTGGTTGCGTGCGGTCAGGAGCCGGTGTTGTCTTGTGGCGGCAAGGAGCAGGGGGGCCGCCCAGGTGTCTCCATCGTGCGAACGGGCGCTTCTCTTGCCGTTTGCATGGGTTGGGGTCATCGCCCGCCATCGGGTCGGGCCATGGGTTCGCGTGCCAGCAGTGCGCCGAACACGCCGATCAGGGCCACGCCGATATAGAGGACGCAGGACATGGAATATCCCTGGAATGTGAATCCGCCGTCAGGGTTTCGGCCATGGATTTCAAGAATCCAGCCCGTGACCGGCTGGAAGAGTGCCACGCCGAACGAGGGCAGGGTGTTGAGCAGGCCGCCGCCCGTGCCCGTGGCCTCGACCCCGAAGAGATCGCGCACCGAGGCAAAGCCCACGGACAGGGAGCCCATGCCAAAGGCGGCCAGGCAGAAGAACCAGACATACATCGACCAGCCGGGTAGGGTGTCTCCCGCCAGGGCGAGCAGGGCGAACAGGCCGACCATGCCCAGGGCGTTGAGCAGCATCACGGGCTTGCGCGCCCTGAAGACCGAGTCGGACAGCCAGCCCGCCAGCGGTCCGCCCGCCAGCATGCCTATTCCCATCATGATCAGCACCCCGCCCGTCTCGGACTTGGTCATGTGGTGGACATCCATCAGGAACGGGCCGCCCCACAGGCCGCCAAAGCTCATGTGCAGGCTGAACTGGCAGAAGAACCAGACGGCGATGAACCAGAAGTCTCGGCTGGCGCAGATGCGGCGCACCGAGGCCCACAGCGCTGCCGCGCTCATCCCCTCCGGGGCGGGTTCGTGGCCCGGATAGGGGGCGGCCAGGCCTGCCTGCTCCGGGGTATCGCGCACCCACAGCCACAGGGCCACGGCCACGGCCAGTCCCACGCCGCCGCAGAGGATCAGGGCCGTGCGCCAGCCCACCAGGGAGCAGAGCACGGCCATGGGGCCAGAGCCGAGGATCAGGCCCACGCCGCCCATGCCGAGGTAGATGCCGCTCATGCGGGCAAAGGCCTCGGGCGGGAACCAGCGACTGATGAGTTTGATGCCGCAGATGAAGACCACGGACAGGCCGAATCCCATCAGGGCGCGACCGGCCAGCAGGCCGGCCACCGAGCCGGACAGGCCGAAGAGGATAGCGCCCAGCCCGGCCAGGCCAAAGAAGAGCGGCAAGGTGCGCCGGGGGCCGAACGAGTCGGCCAGCAGGCCGCTTGGCAGTTGCATGGCCCCGAAGATGAAGAAGAAGGTGGAGGCCAGCACGCCCATGGCGGGCGCGCCAAGGTGCATGTCGGCCATGATGTCCACAGCCATGATGGCCGGGCTGACCCGGTGGAACGGGACAAAGAGATAGGCCAGGCAGAGCAGGAGGAAGATGAGCAACCCCTGGCGGGTGCGTCTGTCACGGGGCATGGATGGTTCCTTGTGACCCGGCGCGCGCCGCGCCGGGGTGTTTGTGTGGTCGGGCCAGGAGACCGGCTACAGCCCGCTTTGGAGAACGCCCTGGTCCGAGAAGGCCAGGGGGGCTTCCGGACGCCAGATTTCGAGCAGCGCGCTGCGCTCCCGCAGTTCGTCGAGCAGGGGCCGGGTGACCAGCATCCGGTCCAGGGCCGAGGTGGACTGGATGATGCAGCAGCGCGCTCGGTCCATCTCCGGCTGCCAGCACACGCGCAGGCCCGCCTGGATGGACAGTTTTTCGGTGGGGAGCACGGGCGGGATGCGTACCCGCGTCATGCAGGCCGAGGTCAGGGCGTTGAAGTACATGGACATGAGGTCGAGGTTCTGCGCGGTCTCAAGGGGGATGAAGTCCGCGTTGCCCACACCGATGCCGTTGCCCGACGAGGCCTCGGTCACGCGCAGGGCCACGATGCTGTTGATGTGCGGTGGCCGCAGAGGATCGCCCCTGAACCCCTCGCGCCCGATGGTCTTGATGTCCATGCCCGTGCCCGAGATGTCCTTGCCCAGCCGCTCCACCACCAGGGTGTCGAGCCGCTCGAAGGGGATGGACGGGGCATGGACCTTGTAGAGGGTCAGCAGCCGCCGGTCGGCCTCGAAGAAGTCGTCGGGCCGCACGC from Pseudodesulfovibrio aespoeensis Aspo-2 includes the following:
- a CDS encoding MFS transporter, whose translation is MPRDRRTRQGLLIFLLLCLAYLFVPFHRVSPAIMAVDIMADMHLGAPAMGVLASTFFFIFGAMQLPSGLLADSFGPRRTLPLFFGLAGLGAILFGLSGSVAGLLAGRALMGFGLSVVFICGIKLISRWFPPEAFARMSGIYLGMGGVGLILGSGPMAVLCSLVGWRTALILCGGVGLAVAVALWLWVRDTPEQAGLAAPYPGHEPAPEGMSAAALWASVRRICASRDFWFIAVWFFCQFSLHMSFGGLWGGPFLMDVHHMTKSETGGVLIMMGIGMLAGGPLAGWLSDSVFRARKPVMLLNALGMVGLFALLALAGDTLPGWSMYVWFFCLAAFGMGSLSVGFASVRDLFGVEATGTGGGLLNTLPSFGVALFQPVTGWILEIHGRNPDGGFTFQGYSMSCVLYIGVALIGVFGALLAREPMARPDGGR